In Marisediminicola antarctica, one DNA window encodes the following:
- a CDS encoding aldo/keto reductase family protein, with the protein MEFRYLGNSGLKVSAITYGNWLTHGSQVENETAVGCVRAALDSGITSFDTADVYANTVAEKVLGKALKGQRRESLEVFTKVFGPTGPKGPNDSGLSRKHILESIDGSLQRLKTDYVDLYQAHRYDVETPLEETMQAFADVVRQGKALYIGVSEWTADQLRAGHALATDLNIQLISNQPQYSMLWRVIEAEVEPVSRELGISQIVWSPIAQGVLTGKYKPGSALPKGSRATDEKGGAKMIERFMTPEVLASVQELNPIAKELDLDLAQLAIAWVLRNSNVASAIIGASRPEQVTANAKAAGVTLSEETQSRIDAVLGHLAEYNPARTHEQSPKSRET; encoded by the coding sequence ATGGAATTCAGATACCTCGGAAACAGCGGCCTCAAGGTCTCGGCGATCACCTACGGCAACTGGCTCACGCACGGTTCGCAGGTCGAGAACGAAACGGCGGTCGGCTGCGTCAGGGCGGCCCTCGACTCGGGGATCACGAGCTTCGACACCGCAGACGTCTACGCGAACACGGTCGCCGAGAAAGTGCTCGGCAAGGCCCTCAAGGGGCAACGCCGAGAGTCACTCGAGGTCTTCACGAAAGTGTTCGGGCCCACCGGGCCAAAGGGCCCGAACGACTCCGGGCTCTCCCGCAAGCACATCCTCGAGTCGATCGATGGCTCGCTGCAGCGTCTGAAGACCGATTACGTCGACCTCTACCAGGCCCACCGGTACGACGTCGAGACCCCACTCGAGGAGACGATGCAGGCGTTCGCCGACGTCGTGCGCCAGGGGAAGGCGCTCTATATCGGAGTATCCGAGTGGACGGCCGACCAGCTTCGCGCCGGCCACGCGCTCGCCACGGACCTGAACATCCAGCTCATCTCGAACCAGCCGCAGTACTCGATGCTGTGGCGGGTCATCGAGGCCGAGGTCGAGCCGGTCTCACGCGAACTCGGCATCAGCCAGATCGTCTGGTCGCCGATCGCCCAGGGCGTGCTCACCGGCAAGTACAAGCCCGGATCCGCCCTGCCGAAGGGCAGCCGTGCCACCGATGAGAAGGGCGGCGCCAAAATGATCGAGCGGTTCATGACGCCCGAGGTGCTCGCGTCAGTGCAGGAACTGAATCCCATAGCCAAGGAGCTCGACCTCGACCTGGCGCAGCTCGCCATCGCCTGGGTGCTGCGCAACTCAAACGTGGCATCGGCAATCATCGGAGCGTCCCGCCCCGAGCAGGTGACCGCGAACGCGAAGGCAGCCGGGGTGACCCTCTCGGAGGAGACTCAGTCCCGCATCGACGCCGTGCTCGGGCATCTGGCCGAATACAACCCGGCTCGGACCCACGAGCAGTCGCCAAAATCCCGCGAAACCTGA
- a CDS encoding YceI family protein, producing the protein MTTLSADTIPGYVAGTWKIDPTHSEITFSVRHLAISKVKGSFETFDVTVETGENPLDTKLTASIDVASVNTRQKDRDNHLRTGDFFAIGEHPTIEFVSNAVRQDGDVLHIDGDLTMRGVTKPVTFSGEFGGIIVNGYGQTVAGASFATKINRHDFGVSWNAAVEAGGLTLGDTVSISIDAQVALQA; encoded by the coding sequence ATGACCACGCTCAGCGCAGACACCATTCCCGGATACGTCGCCGGAACCTGGAAGATCGACCCTACCCACTCCGAGATCACCTTCTCGGTGCGCCATCTCGCGATCTCCAAAGTGAAGGGATCGTTCGAAACGTTCGACGTCACGGTTGAGACCGGCGAGAACCCGCTCGATACCAAGCTCACCGCCTCGATCGACGTCGCCTCGGTGAACACGCGCCAGAAAGACCGCGACAATCACCTCCGTACCGGTGACTTCTTCGCGATCGGCGAACACCCCACCATCGAGTTCGTCTCGAACGCGGTGCGCCAAGACGGCGATGTGCTGCACATCGACGGCGACCTGACGATGCGCGGCGTGACCAAGCCCGTCACGTTCTCCGGCGAGTTCGGCGGAATCATCGTCAACGGCTACGGTCAGACCGTCGCCGGCGCGTCGTTCGCGACCAAGATCAACCGCCACGACTTCGGCGTGAGCTGGAACGCGGCCGTCGAGGCCGGTGGACTTACACTCGGCGACACGGTGTCAATCTCCATCGACGCTCAGGTCGCGCTTCAGGCGTAA
- a CDS encoding PspC domain-containing protein, with amino-acid sequence MATTLQRPTSGRVLAGVCAALAKAFGWNVTTVRILWIVLSLFPGPMWVVYALLWIIIPAEGSPRR; translated from the coding sequence ATGGCTACTACTCTCCAACGTCCCACGTCCGGCCGGGTCCTGGCCGGCGTCTGTGCTGCACTCGCGAAAGCGTTCGGCTGGAACGTCACCACCGTGCGCATCCTCTGGATCGTGCTGAGCCTGTTTCCGGGCCCCATGTGGGTGGTCTACGCGCTGCTCTGGATCATCATTCCCGCCGAGGGAAGCCCGCGCCGATAG
- a CDS encoding DUF998 domain-containing protein, with the protein MSPARRQRIAGIVLLFGFVYLAFEFITAMAWVDPPYDWAANYISDLGFADCAVIDGMRLCSPLHPLMNAGFLVQGTVFTIGSILVVRLMLPARWMRVLVGTLLVLSGVGTFLVGIFHQSLGLYEAGLNGFHVFAAFLSIGAGNIGILLLGLLVLGDREWRGYGIAVVAIGVIGIAASLLLLAGNDLGVGIGVVERVAVYPLNAWTIGTGVGLLVKGIRDRRRLARARAAAA; encoded by the coding sequence ATGAGCCCCGCCCGCAGACAACGCATCGCGGGCATCGTGCTCCTGTTCGGATTCGTCTACCTGGCCTTCGAGTTCATCACGGCGATGGCCTGGGTGGATCCGCCGTACGACTGGGCGGCGAACTACATCTCCGACCTCGGCTTCGCCGACTGCGCTGTGATCGACGGGATGCGACTGTGCTCGCCGCTGCATCCGCTGATGAACGCGGGCTTCCTCGTTCAGGGCACGGTCTTCACCATCGGCAGCATTCTCGTTGTGCGCCTGATGCTCCCCGCGCGTTGGATGCGCGTGCTCGTCGGCACTCTGCTCGTACTCTCGGGAGTCGGAACCTTCCTGGTCGGCATCTTCCACCAGAGCCTGGGCCTGTACGAGGCCGGGCTGAACGGCTTCCATGTGTTCGCGGCCTTCCTGTCGATCGGGGCGGGGAACATCGGCATCCTGCTGCTCGGGCTTCTCGTGCTCGGCGACCGGGAGTGGCGGGGCTATGGCATCGCCGTCGTCGCCATCGGCGTGATCGGGATCGCTGCCAGCCTGCTCCTGCTGGCCGGCAACGACCTCGGGGTCGGCATCGGCGTGGTCGAACGGGTCGCCGTCTACCCGCTGAACGCATGGACCATCGGCACCGGCGTCGGGCTGCTCGTGAAGGGCATCCGCGACCGGAGGCGACTCGCCCGCGCGCGCGCCGCCGCCGCCTGA
- a CDS encoding bifunctional PIG-L family deacetylase/class I SAM-dependent methyltransferase, whose protein sequence is MVKFDHRQKGTPEDEWLTAPRWQEVPALTLSDFRRLVVVSAHPDDESLGAGGLMAHATHLGVPVHLVVATNGEASHPASPTTSPEEIVLLRRSEVLKAVQMVAPLATVDFLDLPDGALAEHASELTAHLESLQFSEGTLVVAPWRQDRHGDHEAAGAVAARVARARGAQLLEYPVWMWHWAQPGDDDVPWSRFVTLALERDERSAKDMAISAHESQNAPLSDAAGDERLLSEQFHEYFSRPFEVFITPVGSRTLTREFFDSFYSGSEDPWGFETRWYEIRKRALTVASLPRPLFASALEVGCSIGVLTAELAGRCAEIIATDIAEQPLSLARKRLIEQAHVTVVRADTPLEWPEGTFDLVVLSEVAYYWSPEDLQLVLEHIEASLTDDGVLVACHWRHPVEGYPETGDEVHAALRAHPAFEVLSEHREEDFLLDVLVRPPARSVARETGLLGHDA, encoded by the coding sequence ATGGTGAAATTCGATCATCGTCAGAAGGGAACACCTGAGGACGAGTGGCTGACAGCCCCCAGATGGCAGGAGGTGCCAGCGCTCACCCTGTCGGACTTCCGGAGACTCGTCGTCGTATCGGCACATCCCGACGATGAGTCGCTCGGTGCGGGCGGCCTGATGGCGCACGCGACGCATCTCGGTGTACCGGTGCACCTCGTCGTCGCGACCAACGGTGAGGCGTCACACCCCGCGTCGCCGACAACCTCGCCCGAGGAGATCGTCCTCCTGCGGCGCAGCGAGGTGCTCAAGGCGGTGCAGATGGTCGCCCCGCTCGCCACGGTCGACTTTCTCGACCTCCCCGACGGTGCGCTGGCAGAGCACGCGAGCGAGCTGACCGCCCACCTGGAGTCGCTCCAGTTCTCCGAGGGGACCCTCGTCGTCGCACCATGGCGCCAGGACCGGCACGGCGACCACGAGGCCGCCGGGGCTGTAGCGGCGCGAGTCGCGCGCGCTCGAGGCGCCCAACTGCTCGAGTACCCGGTCTGGATGTGGCACTGGGCACAGCCGGGCGACGACGACGTGCCGTGGAGCCGCTTCGTCACGCTCGCGCTCGAGCGTGACGAACGCAGCGCCAAGGACATGGCGATCTCCGCCCACGAGAGCCAGAACGCGCCGCTCTCCGACGCGGCGGGAGACGAACGGCTGCTGAGCGAGCAATTCCACGAGTACTTCAGCCGACCGTTCGAGGTCTTCATCACACCCGTCGGGAGCCGCACACTCACGCGGGAGTTCTTCGACAGCTTCTACTCCGGCAGCGAGGACCCCTGGGGATTCGAGACTCGCTGGTACGAGATCCGCAAGCGCGCGCTCACCGTCGCATCCTTGCCCCGACCGTTGTTCGCGTCGGCCCTCGAGGTCGGATGCTCGATCGGCGTGCTCACCGCCGAACTCGCCGGACGCTGCGCCGAGATCATCGCGACCGACATCGCCGAGCAGCCGCTCAGCCTCGCCCGCAAGCGGCTCATCGAGCAGGCGCATGTCACGGTGGTGCGGGCCGATACCCCGCTCGAATGGCCCGAGGGCACCTTCGACCTTGTGGTGCTCTCCGAGGTCGCCTACTACTGGAGCCCCGAAGACCTGCAGCTCGTGCTCGAACATATCGAGGCGTCGCTCACTGACGACGGGGTGCTTGTCGCCTGCCACTGGCGGCATCCGGTGGAGGGCTACCCGGAGACGGGCGATGAGGTGCACGCGGCCCTTCGGGCGCATCCGGCCTTCGAGGTGCTCTCCGAACACCGCGAAGAGGACTTCCTTCTCGATGTGCTCGTTCGCCCTCCCGCGCGCTCCGTGGCACGGGAGACCGGGTTGCTCGGCCACGACGCGTGA
- a CDS encoding glycosyltransferase translates to MNPEEPLDEFAVVVPVNNEDQHLSACLAAVDTAVGRLRHPLLRLRVVVVLDACTDGSAAIATRWPGVEALEVDFRNVGAAREHGVRHVIDEAQAPASRLWLANTDADSTVPEEWISHHLEAARAGAVVMLGAIRPDPRDLSPSKYSDWQRRHAAAPETTRVHGANLGVRADAYLEAGGFPPYPEHEDVALVENLRRLGAAILSNTECWVQTSARTTGRTPGGYAAHVRAFY, encoded by the coding sequence GTGAACCCGGAGGAGCCCCTCGACGAGTTCGCCGTCGTGGTCCCGGTGAACAACGAGGACCAGCATCTTTCCGCCTGCCTCGCCGCGGTTGACACGGCGGTGGGGCGATTGAGGCACCCGCTGCTGAGACTGCGAGTAGTTGTGGTGCTCGACGCCTGCACGGACGGGTCTGCGGCAATCGCCACCCGCTGGCCGGGGGTGGAGGCGCTCGAGGTCGATTTTCGCAACGTCGGCGCCGCGCGTGAACACGGGGTCAGACACGTGATCGACGAGGCGCAGGCCCCGGCCTCCCGGCTCTGGCTCGCGAATACAGACGCAGACTCGACGGTGCCGGAGGAGTGGATCTCACATCACCTCGAGGCTGCCAGGGCGGGCGCGGTGGTCATGCTCGGCGCGATCCGGCCCGATCCGCGCGACCTCTCGCCGTCGAAGTACAGCGATTGGCAGCGACGTCACGCCGCGGCGCCGGAGACCACGCGGGTGCACGGCGCCAACCTCGGGGTGCGGGCGGATGCCTACCTCGAGGCGGGCGGATTCCCGCCCTACCCGGAGCACGAGGACGTGGCGCTCGTCGAGAACCTCCGCCGGCTGGGTGCCGCGATCCTGTCGAACACCGAGTGCTGGGTGCAGACGTCGGCTCGTACCACGGGGCGCACGCCCGGCGGATATGCGGCCCACGTGCGTGCCTTCTACTGA
- a CDS encoding acyl-CoA dehydrogenase, whose product MVHPRHAAVQLERRQDALENELDAVHARVLAAGGSIATAIDLAVELGSSAPLPGVGETAALWSTLATIAAADVSVARVVEPHLDALAILGQLPVAADLGAVGAHGGSAWGVFAAEGAGLRVTATGRGGSWVLDGVKPWCSLAGRLSHALVTAHTPGGRRLFAIDLGNDGVRLRHGEWSARGLPGVESGPIELDSVPAVPIGDDGWYLSRPGFAWGGIGVAAVWWGASIGIARALDEGVRARDPDQIALMHLGATDVQVEIGRIALSAAAAIVDQGQPDRGETRILAGRTRSMVARSAEEIIRRCAHAMGPAPLALDARHAGRVADLELYLRQDHAERDEAELGRALLTRKARPW is encoded by the coding sequence ATGGTTCACCCCCGCCACGCAGCCGTCCAGCTTGAGCGCAGACAGGATGCCCTCGAGAACGAGCTCGACGCCGTACACGCGCGGGTGCTGGCCGCTGGCGGCAGCATCGCCACAGCGATCGACCTCGCCGTCGAACTCGGGTCGTCTGCGCCGCTTCCCGGAGTCGGAGAGACCGCGGCGTTGTGGTCGACCCTCGCGACGATCGCGGCCGCCGATGTGTCGGTCGCGCGCGTCGTCGAGCCGCACCTCGACGCCCTCGCGATCCTCGGACAGTTGCCGGTCGCCGCCGACCTCGGCGCCGTCGGTGCGCACGGGGGCAGCGCATGGGGCGTGTTCGCGGCCGAGGGAGCCGGTCTGCGGGTCACCGCGACGGGCCGTGGCGGGTCGTGGGTGCTCGACGGGGTCAAACCGTGGTGTTCGCTCGCGGGGCGGCTGTCGCACGCGCTCGTCACCGCCCACACCCCGGGCGGCCGGCGGCTGTTCGCAATCGACCTCGGGAACGATGGGGTGCGGCTGAGGCACGGCGAGTGGTCCGCCCGAGGTCTGCCGGGCGTCGAGAGCGGACCGATCGAATTGGACTCGGTCCCCGCAGTGCCGATCGGGGACGACGGGTGGTATCTCTCCCGACCGGGCTTCGCGTGGGGAGGGATCGGCGTCGCGGCCGTCTGGTGGGGAGCCTCGATCGGAATCGCCCGTGCCCTCGACGAGGGCGTGCGCGCTCGGGATCCCGACCAGATCGCGCTCATGCACCTCGGAGCGACAGACGTGCAGGTCGAGATCGGTCGCATCGCGCTGTCTGCCGCGGCCGCGATTGTCGATCAGGGCCAACCGGACCGCGGCGAGACGCGGATTCTCGCCGGGCGCACCCGCTCGATGGTCGCCCGTTCGGCGGAGGAGATCATCCGACGGTGCGCGCATGCGATGGGGCCAGCACCGCTCGCCCTCGACGCCCGTCACGCCGGCCGCGTCGCCGACCTGGAGTTGTACCTTCGTCAGGACCACGCCGAGCGGGACGAGGCAGAACTCGGCCGCGCGCTGCTCACGAGAAAGGCACGACCATGGTGA
- a CDS encoding GNAT family N-acetyltransferase produces MPLIIRDLLTDDLPRVAEFNNAAVPAVPFTTADELAALIALSDHSFGVVDDQTQQLHGFLIGFDPGSDYASENYRFFEQRGGDSFYVDRIVVDEDRRGQRLGRLLYDHAFWLARAAGRSEVTCEVNVEPPNPRSLAFHTRIGFAEIGRQATKGGSVQVALLAAPARSRVVEWADPTIGTRAAQSMSGLEYIRAMIDGTVPPPPMAALMRMAPVAAGAGTTTFECLPDESHYNPIGTVHGGLVCTLLDSAIGCAVQTTLPADQGYTSIEIKVSYLRPVRADTGRLTAVGTVTKPGRRVAFAEGTVVDAQGKLIATASSTCLVIPIA; encoded by the coding sequence GTGCCTCTAATCATTCGCGACCTGCTCACCGACGACCTTCCCCGAGTGGCGGAGTTTAACAATGCGGCGGTGCCGGCCGTGCCGTTCACGACGGCGGATGAGCTCGCAGCGCTGATCGCCCTGAGCGACCACTCGTTCGGTGTCGTCGACGACCAGACCCAGCAACTGCACGGATTCCTGATCGGATTCGACCCCGGCAGCGACTACGCAAGCGAGAACTACCGCTTCTTTGAGCAGCGCGGCGGAGACTCGTTCTACGTCGATCGCATCGTGGTCGATGAGGACCGCCGCGGCCAGCGACTCGGCCGGCTGCTCTATGACCACGCCTTCTGGCTCGCGCGCGCCGCGGGCCGTTCCGAGGTCACCTGCGAGGTCAATGTCGAACCGCCGAACCCCCGGTCCCTCGCGTTCCACACGAGAATCGGCTTCGCTGAGATCGGTCGACAGGCCACCAAGGGCGGCAGCGTTCAGGTGGCCCTTCTCGCCGCCCCGGCGCGCTCGCGGGTGGTCGAGTGGGCCGACCCTACAATCGGCACGCGCGCGGCGCAATCGATGAGCGGGCTCGAGTACATCCGGGCCATGATCGATGGCACTGTGCCGCCCCCGCCGATGGCCGCGCTCATGCGCATGGCGCCCGTCGCCGCAGGTGCGGGCACGACGACCTTCGAGTGCCTGCCCGACGAGTCGCACTACAACCCGATCGGCACCGTGCACGGCGGGCTCGTCTGCACGCTGCTCGATTCGGCGATCGGATGCGCGGTGCAGACCACGCTCCCTGCCGACCAGGGTTACACCTCGATTGAGATCAAGGTGAGCTACCTGCGTCCGGTTCGCGCCGACACCGGGCGTCTTACCGCCGTGGGCACGGTCACCAAACCCGGGCGCCGCGTCGCGTTCGCCGAAGGGACCGTCGTGGATGCACAGGGAAAGCTCATTGCGACGGCAAGCAGCACCTGCCTGGTCATCCCGATCGCCTGA
- a CDS encoding DUF3097 domain-containing protein has product MSDDRYSNDVLAGYAKRTPRQAARAVEAVRDLVIEESATGFCGAVLRIEGRLVHLEDYRGAVRVFPLGPGFLLEGEPVQLTLPSRAPTGTARSASGSFAVADVTARVARASRIFVEGRHDAELVEKVWGHDLRVEGVVVEYLEGVDDLEAIVASFSPRADRRIGVLVDHLVPGSKESRIADAVARGPHGSHVLVVGHPFVDIWQAVKPARVGLAAWPEIARSVEWKHGICEALGWPHEEQADIARAWQRILGRVSTFADLEPVLLGRVEQLIDFVTDDATDG; this is encoded by the coding sequence ATGAGCGACGACAGGTATAGCAACGACGTGCTGGCGGGCTACGCGAAGCGCACGCCCCGACAGGCCGCTCGCGCGGTCGAGGCCGTGCGCGACCTCGTCATCGAGGAGAGCGCCACGGGATTCTGCGGCGCCGTCCTCCGGATCGAGGGGCGCCTCGTGCACCTCGAGGACTACCGTGGCGCCGTGCGGGTATTCCCGCTCGGCCCGGGATTCCTGCTCGAGGGCGAACCGGTGCAGCTGACGTTGCCGAGCCGTGCACCGACCGGAACCGCGCGCTCGGCATCCGGCTCATTCGCGGTCGCCGACGTCACGGCCAGGGTGGCCCGAGCAAGCCGCATTTTTGTGGAGGGCCGGCACGATGCCGAACTCGTCGAGAAGGTGTGGGGGCACGACCTCCGTGTCGAGGGTGTCGTCGTGGAGTACCTCGAGGGCGTCGACGACCTCGAGGCCATCGTCGCGAGCTTCTCGCCGCGTGCCGACCGCCGCATCGGCGTGCTCGTCGACCACCTCGTTCCCGGCTCGAAGGAGAGCAGAATCGCGGATGCCGTGGCGCGCGGCCCTCACGGATCCCACGTGCTCGTCGTCGGGCATCCGTTCGTGGACATCTGGCAGGCGGTGAAACCGGCCAGGGTCGGCCTCGCCGCGTGGCCGGAGATTGCCCGGTCAGTCGAGTGGAAGCACGGTATCTGCGAGGCCCTCGGATGGCCACACGAGGAACAGGCGGACATCGCCCGTGCTTGGCAGCGGATCCTGGGAAGAGTCTCGACCTTCGCCGACCTCGAACCGGTTCTGCTCGGTCGGGTCGAACAACTCATCGACTTCGTCACCGACGACGCGACCGACGGCTGA
- a CDS encoding cold-shock protein: MTTGTVKWFNAEKGFGFISPDDGSADVFAHFSAIAGNGYKSLDENQKVEFDVAQGPKGLQAENIRAL, translated from the coding sequence ATGACTACAGGTACTGTGAAATGGTTCAACGCTGAAAAGGGCTTCGGCTTCATCTCTCCCGACGACGGAAGCGCCGACGTGTTCGCGCACTTCTCCGCCATCGCGGGCAACGGCTACAAGTCGCTCGACGAGAACCAGAAGGTCGAGTTCGATGTCGCCCAGGGCCCCAAGGGTCTTCAGGCTGAGAACATCCGCGCTCTCTAA
- a CDS encoding NADP-dependent oxidoreductase translates to MSPTKRASKAVTFSSHGGVDVLELVESPPPAPGPGEVVVEVLAAGINHIEAYVRQGLFADDVPVAFPQHQGTDFSGIVTAIGEGVTSFAKGSEVLGHAVMASHANYIVVPQSSLVAKPASLSWEVAGSLFLAGLAANDAVEAVRVAPGDIVVISAAAGGVGSMEAHLAMARGAKVIGTCGERNFDYLRQIGVKPVVYGDGLADRIREIARGNVTAYLDNFGKDNPAVAQELEVAPARFRSSENRRDIEVQALKPTAEQSEAHTRVLAKLAGLAADRTLNVLISGFYPLDRVHEAFEDLEQRHARGKIVLGMRPVDNSFHGLGNRKVRDEHERT, encoded by the coding sequence ATGAGTCCGACTAAGCGCGCGTCCAAAGCAGTCACGTTCAGCAGCCACGGAGGCGTCGACGTTCTCGAACTGGTCGAATCTCCGCCGCCGGCACCGGGGCCAGGCGAGGTTGTCGTCGAGGTACTCGCCGCCGGGATCAACCACATCGAGGCCTACGTGCGGCAGGGGCTGTTCGCCGACGATGTGCCCGTCGCCTTCCCCCAGCATCAGGGAACCGACTTCTCCGGCATCGTCACCGCGATCGGCGAGGGGGTCACGTCATTCGCGAAGGGCTCCGAGGTGCTCGGTCACGCCGTGATGGCATCGCACGCGAACTACATCGTCGTTCCGCAGTCGAGCCTCGTCGCGAAGCCGGCGAGCCTCTCCTGGGAGGTTGCGGGAAGCCTGTTCCTCGCGGGGCTCGCCGCGAACGACGCCGTCGAGGCGGTGCGGGTGGCTCCCGGCGACATCGTCGTGATCTCGGCCGCCGCTGGCGGGGTCGGCAGCATGGAGGCGCATCTCGCAATGGCGAGGGGCGCGAAGGTCATCGGCACCTGCGGCGAGCGCAACTTCGACTACCTCCGACAGATCGGGGTCAAGCCGGTCGTCTATGGAGATGGGCTGGCCGACCGGATCCGCGAGATCGCCCGCGGCAACGTCACCGCCTACCTCGACAACTTCGGCAAGGACAATCCCGCGGTCGCCCAGGAGCTCGAGGTGGCCCCGGCCCGGTTCCGTTCGAGCGAGAATCGCAGGGACATCGAGGTGCAGGCGCTGAAGCCCACCGCCGAGCAGTCCGAGGCCCACACGCGGGTGCTCGCGAAGCTCGCCGGTCTCGCTGCCGATCGCACCCTCAACGTGCTGATCTCCGGGTTCTATCCGTTGGACCGGGTGCACGAAGCCTTCGAGGATCTCGAGCAGCGTCACGCCAGAGGGAAGATCGTGCTCGGCATGCGCCCCGTCGACAATTCGTTCCACGGCCTCGGCAACCGCAAGGTGCGCGACGAGCACGAACGCACCTGA